TTAAAGGCGGATCAACTGTTATTGCTTTTGCCAAGGATCCAGATGGCTACCTTTTTGAACTAATTCAACGAGGTCCCACTCCTGAACCACTCTGCCAAGTGATGCTTCGTGTTGGTGATCTTGAGCGCtctatcaaattttatgagaaGGTGAACTCTTCAttcttcatgattttttttttttaaaaattgtaataatctGTTAAAGTTACATCctaattttatctcaattAGTGGAGTGCATATCGACCATTGTAGAAATTGTATTCAGACATATAGCTTAAGActacattattaatttgagTTTCTTTCCTGAGTTTCTATTTCCCATGTTCTTGTCAATAGTTTAATTCATACTTCCTTGTATTGCTCTTAATCATTTGCAGTGGGTATCAATTCTTTGTGCATTTGACAACATGCTtctaaatgattaaaattcaCATCAAATGATGGAGTAAAGCATTTTCAACATGCTTGTATGTTGTATGGTAGAtgacatctttttttttttcattgatgCAGGCTCTAGGAATGAGACTCTTGAAGAAAACTGACAGACCCGAACAAAAGGTATTATTGTTGAATGGACATTGAACTTTATATAGGCCTCAACTTTAGTTGATTTTGAGGCAACAACATTACTCTCTATAATTTGCAGTACACCATAGCAATGATGGGATATGCTGATGAATATGAGACAACTGTTCTGGAATTGACATACAACTATGGTGTAACTGAATATACAAAAGGAAATGCATATGCACAGGTTAGCTTACTGCTTTATCAAAGTTCTCTTCTCATTCATTGCTTCTTTTGGCCTCATTTTGGATGTATTCTTCATTCCAGGTTGCAATTAGTACTAATGATGTATACAAGAGCGCTGAAGTTGTGAAGATAGTTACCCAGGAGCTTGGCGGAAAGATAACTCGTGAACCAGGACCAATCCCTGGAATTAACACTAAGATAACTTCTTTCCTGGATCCAGATGGATGGAAAACTGTAAGTTTGCAAATGCCAATGTAAAATTAGAGATTTATGTAGCGTGAATTTGACAagcaatattatatttatagttaaaaaagaataggCTTCAGATCAACTTAAAAGAGAGGCTTTGCTCTTCTACTAGATTTCAGATGAATGGCTTgactttaaaaaattcttgttttcgtcttcaaaaatataatgtaaagAAAGGCACagggaaaggaaaacaaacttgtgtAATATGAGCAAATAGTTTTCATCAAAGCCATATGCATGTTGTGGTGCACAtaacatacaaaaatttacacaCATGCATCAAGTTTTACCACATTGAAATGAAGATCTTTAACATTATAAAAGTTGAATCAGCCATCTGGTTTCCAGAAATGTTGCTAGGGCCAAGCTTCCTTTGGAATGAccttagatttaatttaactattaTCTTTTCTTACCAGAGGATATAAACACTATGCTAAATCTTCACCTACTTTGTGTTTGTTGTATACATGGTTCAGCTGCAGAATAGATTCACGTGGACTGAAGCTCAATGTTATTGACATTTTCTGTTGTATTAGGTTCTGGTTGACCATGAAGATTTTCTGAAGGAACTCTAGACAAACGAGTTGGGTGGTCAAGAAATGCTGGAGGTGATGTACCTTAAAATTGATGTTTCCATTTCTGGTTCAATAATGTAATCACATATTAACATGGGATGATCTGTAGTAATAGATCGTAGTATTAAGCAAAAGCTAGAAATGCAAATTCAAGCATCATCTCCTGTATGACTTCTCTGTATTACGTGTGTGGATTTGAGGACAGAAGATTTGGTTTTTTCAATTCAGAATCGAGTTGTGGGAAATGATAGTTTCCTTTATTCTTACTAGTGAATAAAacgaaaagggaaaaaagattAGAATGAAGAGATGAAGCAATCATGAAGACCTAACACGGTTACCAAATCAAAAAAGACGACCTAAAACGGTTGGCCCAGTAGACCCTACCTTGGTATAATAATagattttattacaatataacaTATGACCTGTTGAtctaatataagaaaaataaagtcaaCTCGTGATgcatataaacaaaaatgtgtAATCAGGTCAAGGGAATCTCAGAAGGGTTTTATTTCATGTGAAGTCGGTTTTGCCCTTCTGATCAATTCCCAAAGCACGCACTAGGCTTGGCTTTCCCACAGGATGCCAAGTGAAGTAATAGTTGTTGGATTGAGGAGATTTGTGTGGGTTTACGCTCCATGCGCTGTGATTTGGGGTCCGGGCTGATCCAGACACGCCTCCTTCATCCCATCAGTCATCTCACCACACAGCTTTCTGCAGTAGCCCCACTCTATCTCCAATCTCTTTCTCCGCATCTGCTCCCACATTGACTCCTGCCACTATTACCCTTTCCTCTCTTCATTCTACAATCTACACTTGTAGATTGTTTAGTATATCTgcactttatatttataatactaaagcaattagaaaagaaaaggaaaaacaagaaaaagccGAAAGAGAAAGAGTGAAGAGGGGAAAACAGTGAAAGGGTAGtgtaaaatggaaacaaaatgATGCAATTACTCTGCCTG
This genomic window from Sesamum indicum cultivar Zhongzhi No. 13 linkage group LG12, S_indicum_v1.0, whole genome shotgun sequence contains:
- the LOC105175336 gene encoding putative lactoylglutathione lyase, which produces MAEAANPVTPSHELLEWPKQDKRRFLHAVYRVGDLERTIKFYTECLGMKLLRKRDVPEEKYANAFLGFGPEDSHFVLELTYNYGVDKYDIGTGFGHFAIATQDVYKLVEDIKAKGGTITREPGPVKGGSTVIAFAKDPDGYLFELIQRGPTPEPLCQVMLRVGDLERSIKFYEKALGMRLLKKTDRPEQKYTIAMMGYADEYETTVLELTYNYGVTEYTKGNAYAQVAISTNDVYKSAEVVKIVTQELGGKITREPGPIPGINTKITSFLDPDGWKTVLVDHEDFLKEL